The Pseudomonas parafulva genome window below encodes:
- the rluC gene encoding 23S rRNA pseudouridine(955/2504/2580) synthase RluC, with the protein MTTNNPPTSGVQLIEVAPELAGQRIDNFLITALKGVPKTLIYRILRKGEVRVNKGRIKPEYKLQAGDIVRVPPVRLPERDEPAPVAPGLLQRLEAAIVYEDKALIVMNKPAGIAVHGGSGLSFGVIEALRQLRPDAKELELVHRLDRDTSGLLMIAKKRSMLRHLHAALRGDGVDKRYMALVRGHWPTSKKQVNAPLQKSNLRSGERMVEVNDEGKEALTLFRVLRRFGEFATLVEARPITGRTHQIRVHTLHAGHMIAGDSKYGDEDFTREIRDLGGKRLFLHAYALTVPLPDGGELKLEAPVDEAWAKTVERLGAS; encoded by the coding sequence ATGACGACCAATAATCCCCCGACTTCCGGCGTTCAGCTGATCGAAGTCGCGCCGGAACTTGCCGGCCAGCGTATCGACAACTTCCTCATCACCGCGCTCAAAGGCGTGCCCAAGACCCTTATCTATCGCATCCTGCGCAAGGGTGAGGTGCGTGTGAACAAAGGGCGCATCAAGCCCGAGTACAAGCTGCAGGCCGGCGATATCGTGCGCGTGCCGCCCGTGCGTCTGCCCGAGCGCGACGAGCCGGCGCCGGTGGCGCCAGGGCTGTTGCAGCGCCTGGAGGCGGCGATCGTCTATGAAGACAAGGCCCTGATCGTGATGAACAAGCCGGCTGGCATCGCCGTGCACGGCGGCAGCGGTCTGAGCTTCGGTGTCATCGAGGCGCTGCGCCAGCTGCGCCCCGACGCCAAGGAGCTGGAGTTGGTGCACCGTCTGGATCGCGATACCTCAGGCCTGCTGATGATCGCCAAGAAACGCAGCATGCTGCGCCACCTGCATGCCGCGCTGCGCGGCGATGGCGTGGACAAGCGCTACATGGCCTTGGTGCGGGGTCATTGGCCGACCTCGAAGAAGCAGGTCAATGCGCCTCTGCAGAAGAGCAACCTGCGTTCCGGCGAGCGCATGGTCGAAGTGAATGACGAGGGCAAGGAAGCGCTGACGCTGTTCCGTGTGTTACGTCGCTTCGGCGAGTTCGCCACGCTGGTCGAGGCTCGTCCGATCACCGGGCGCACGCACCAGATCCGTGTCCACACCCTGCATGCCGGGCACATGATCGCGGGCGACAGTAAATATGGCGATGAAGATTTCACCCGCGAAATTCGTGATCTGGGGGGTAAGCGCCTGTTCCTGCACGCCTATGCGCTGACGGTGCCGCTGCCCGATGGCGGCGAGCTCAAGCTCGAGGCTCCCGTCGATGAGGCGTGGGCCAAGACAGTCGAACGCCTGGGGGCAAGCTGA
- a CDS encoding HAD family hydrolase has protein sequence MRKPYELLIFDWDGTLADSIGRIVDSMNLAAERAGEIPSAEAAVKGIIGLALDEAISVLYPHLDANEVARFRQHYADIYTDLDRQPSPLFEGVAQSLEVFRAQGYRLAVATGKARRGLDRVLKANGWEDFFDITRAADETRGKPHPLMLQEILAHCRVEAGEALMVGDSAFDLQMANNAGMHSVAVGYGAMSLEALAEFGPQVCIEHFSQLREWLAGAARSNSKVGEHG, from the coding sequence ATGCGCAAACCCTATGAATTGCTGATCTTCGACTGGGACGGCACCCTGGCCGACTCCATAGGCCGTATTGTCGATTCGATGAATCTCGCCGCTGAGCGCGCGGGTGAGATCCCCAGTGCCGAGGCTGCCGTGAAGGGAATCATCGGTCTGGCGCTGGATGAGGCGATCTCGGTGCTCTATCCGCACCTTGACGCGAATGAAGTGGCACGTTTTCGACAGCATTATGCCGATATCTATACCGACCTCGACCGGCAGCCTTCGCCGTTGTTCGAGGGTGTGGCGCAATCGCTGGAGGTCTTTCGGGCGCAGGGCTATCGCCTGGCGGTGGCCACCGGCAAGGCGCGGCGAGGGCTGGATCGGGTGCTCAAGGCCAATGGCTGGGAGGACTTTTTCGATATCACCCGTGCTGCCGACGAGACCCGTGGCAAGCCTCATCCGCTGATGCTTCAGGAAATTCTCGCGCATTGCCGGGTCGAGGCGGGCGAGGCGTTGATGGTTGGGGATTCGGCATTCGATTTGCAGATGGCCAACAATGCTGGCATGCACTCGGTGGCCGTGGGCTACGGCGCGATGTCGCTTGAGGCGCTCGCCGAGTTTGGGCCGCAGGTGTGCATCGAGCATTTTTCACAATTGCGCGAGTGGCTGGCTGGCGCTGCGCGCTCCAATTCCAAGGTAGGTGAGCATGGCTGA